A DNA window from Syngnathus typhle isolate RoL2023-S1 ecotype Sweden linkage group LG2, RoL_Styp_1.0, whole genome shotgun sequence contains the following coding sequences:
- the LOC133145302 gene encoding mitogen-activated protein kinase kinase kinase kinase 4-like isoform X1, producing MANDSPAKSLVDIDLASLRDPAGIFELVEVVGNGTYGQVYKGRHVKTGQLAAIKVMDVTEDEEEEIKLEINMLKKYSHHRNIATYYGAFIKKSPPGHDDQLWLVMEFCGAGSITDLVKNTKGNQLKEDWIAYISREILRGLAHLHAHHVIHRDIKGQNVLLTENAEVKLVDFGVSAQLDRTVGRRNTFIGTPYWMAPEVIACDENPDATYDYRSDLWSCGITAIEMAEGAPPLCDMHPMRALFLIPRNPPPRLKSKKWSKKFFSFIEGCLVKNYTQRPPTEQLLKHPFIRDQPNERQVRIQLKDHIDRTKKKRGEKDETEYEYSGSEEEEEDPAEQEGEPSSIVNVPGESTLRRDFIRLQQENKERSEALRRQQLLQEQQLREQEEYKRQLLAERQKRIEQQKEQRRRLEEQQRREREMRRQQERDQRRREQEEKRRVEEMDRRRKEEEERRRAEDEKRRNDREQEYIRRQLEEEQRHLEMLQEQLLREQAMLLADERYRKNIQGSPQAAPLPKQPPLPPRSSEAFSNGSSSSEASAMHRPMEPQVQWSHIAALKSSNSAAPSPPPPPPSLPAVARSQSFSEPGGVTTNFAQLHMRAQDAHHHHHPSPVRTDPQPQPPLHHQPGEEVPPKVPVRTTSRSPVLSRRESPLPLQPGAQRNASGNVEQRPLWDRVEKLQPRPGSGSSSGSSNSSAQASPGDRFRPRSSSKSEGTPLQRPENVPKKTEEKNFARPTRPADLTALAKELRAVDDVRPPHKVTDYSSSSEDSGTTDEEDDEEVDQEAGEDSTSGAEDSRSGRLSNGETGSAKTMFVEDSEGNQSTTPSKDGTLVIRQNTADIKRLVNLSSSSPAGASRGQPQTLSQSLQEKNGFTGCIHHLPDLIQQSHHSPSSSTSMLSSSFSSPSSHVSLAMSPLNPLDKLVAIESQSESNSMSKHKSSSSFTPFIDPRLLQISPSSGSSLNNMAAFGQDVRLADPLRSDPSRKGSVVNVNPVNTRPPSDTPEIRKYKKRFNSEILCAALWGVNLLVGTESGLMLLDRSGQGKVYPLINRRRIQQMDVLEGLNVLVTISGKKNKLRVYYLSWLRNKILHNDPEVEKKQGWVNVGDLEGCVHYKVVKYERIKFLVLALKNSVEVYAWAPKPYHKFMAFKSFGDLVHKPLLVDLTVEEGQRLKVIYGSCSGFHAVDVDSGAVYDIYLPTHIQTSIQCHAIIILPNTDGIELLVCYEDEGVYVNTYGRITKDVVLQWGEMPTSVAYIRSNQIMGWGEKAIEIRSVETGHLDGVFMHKRAQRLKFLCERNDKVFFASVRAGGASQVYFMTLGRTSLMSW from the exons ATGGCGAACGACTCCCCAGCTAAAAGTCTAGTAGACATAGACTTGGCTTCACTGCGG GACCCAGCCGGCATATTTGAATTGGTCGAGGTGGTTGGAAATGGCACCTACGGGCAAGTATACAAG GGACGTCATGTCAAGACCGGACAGCTGGCTGCCATCAAGGTCATGGACGTCACAGAG gatgaagaggaggaaattAAATTGGAGATTAATATGCTCAAGAAGTATTCCCACCACAGAAACATTGCCACCTACTATGGCGCTTTTATTAAAAAGAGTCCACCCGGACATGACGACCAGCTGTGG TTGGTGATGGAGTTCTGCGGAGCTGGTTCCATCACAGACCTAGTGAAGAACACCAAGGGAAACCAGCTAAAGGAAGATTGGATTGCCTATATCTCCAGAGAAATACTCCGA GGTCTGGCTCACCTCCACGCCCACCACGTCATCCACCGTGACATCAAGGGCCAGAATGTCCTATTGACAGAGAATGCCGAAGTCAAATTAG TGGACTTTGGTGTAAGTGCCCAGCTTGATCGAACGGTGGGCAGGAGAAACACCTTCATTGGTACTCCCTATTGGATGGCCCCAGAAGTCATCGCCTGTGACGAGAACCCCGACGCGACATACGACTACCGG AGCGATCTGTGGTCTTGTGGAATCACAGCAATTGAGATGGCCGAAGGAGCGCCAC CGCTTTGTGACATGCATCCCATGCGAGCGCTCTTCCTGATTCCGAGAAACCCGCCTCCAAGACTCAAATCCAAAAAATG GTCCAAAAAGTTTTTCAGTTTCATCGAAGGTTGTCTCGTGAAGAACTACACGCAGAGGCCGCCGACCGAACAGTTGCTCAAGCACCCCTTCATCCGTGACCAGCCCAACGAGAGGCAGGTCCGAATTCAGCTGAAAGACCACATTGATCGCACCAAGAAGAAGAGGGGCGAAAAAG ATGAGACTGAGTACGAGTACAGTGGcagtgaagaagaggaagaagatccAGCAGAACAAGAGGGAGAACCAAG CTCCATTGTCAATGTGCCGGGCGAGTCGACGCTCCGTCGAGACTTCATTCGCCTACAGCAGGAGAACAAGGAGAGGTCGGAAGCTCTCCGCCGTCAGCAACTGTTGCAGGAGCAGCAACTTCGCGAACAGGAGGAATACAAGCGCCAACTACTGGCCGAGAGGCAGAAGCGTATTGAGCAGCAGAAGGAGCAGCGGCGGCGCCTCGAAGAG CAACAGAGACGCGAACGAGAAATGAGACGGCAGCAGGAGCGCGATCAGCGTCGGCGGGAGCAAGAGGAGAAGAGACGCGTTGAGGAGATGGATCGCAGgcgaaaggaggaggaggagcgccgACGTGCTGAGGATGAGAAAAGGAGGAACGATCGTGAGCAG GAGTACATCCGGCGGCAGCTTGAGGAGGAGCAGAGACATTTGGAGATGCTCCAGGAGCAGTTGCTGCGTGAACAGGCCATGTTGCTG GCTGACGAGCGATACCGTAAGAATATTCAGGGCTCTCCTCAGGCTGCCCCTCTTCCCAAGCAGCCTCCTCTTCCCCCTCGCTCTTCCGAAGCCTTCTCGAATGGGAGCAGCTCATCCGAGGCCTCTGCCATGCACCGGCCCATGGAGCCTCAG GTCCAGTGGTCCCACATTGCTGCTCTCAAGAGCAGCAACAGCGCTgccccctctcctcctcctcctcctccttctctgcCTGCGGTCGCTCGCTCCCAGTCCTTTAGCGAGCCCGGCGGTGTCACGACTAATTTTGCACAACTGCACATGCGCGCCCAGGATgcccatcatcatcaccacccaTCGCCTGTACGCACTGACCCCCAGCCCCAACCTCCCCTTCACCACCAGCCTGGTGAGGAAGTGCCTCCCAAG GTACCTGTGAGAACAACGTCCCGTTCACCGGTCCTGTCACGCCGGGAGTCTCCGCtgccattgcagcctggtgccCAGAGGAATGCATCTGG TAATGTGGAGCAGCGCCCCCTATGGGACCGCGTCGAGAAGCTGCAGCCTCGGCCAGGAAGCGGGAGTTCGTCCGGCTCGTCCAACTCGAGCGCCCAAGCCAGTCCCGGAGACCGCTTCAGACCACGCT CATCCTCCAAATCGGAAGGAACCCCTCTCCAGCGCCCTGAGAATGTTCCCAAAAAAACGGAGGAAAAGAATTTTGCCAGGCCGACTCGACCTGCT GACCTGACAGCCCTCGCTAAGGAGCTTCGTGCAGTGGACGACGTGCGGCCTCCCCACAAGGTGACTGACTACTCTTCCTCAAGTGAAGATTCCGGCACAACTgatgaggaggatgatgaggaaGTGGACCAGGAGGCGGGAGAAGATTCGACCTCGGGAGCAGAGGACTCCCGTTCTGG GAGGCTGAGCAACGGGGAGACCGGATCTGCCAAAACCATGTTTGTTGAAGATTCTGAAGGCAACCAGTCCACCACACCGTCAAAGGATGGCACACTGGTCATCAGACAG AACACCGCTGACATTAAGCGGTTGGTCAatctctcctcctcttccccggCCGGTGCCTCTCGCGGCCAGCCCCAAACCCTCAGCCAGAGCCTACAAGAGAAAAATGGCTTCACTGGCTGCATTCACCACCTACCAGACCTTATCCAACAAAGCCATCACTCCCCTTCCTCTTCCACAtccatgctttcctcctccttctcatcaCCATCTAGCCATGTCAGTCTGGCCATGTCCCCACTGAATCCCCTGGACAAGCTTGTTGCCATCGAG AGCCAATCCGAGAGTAATTCCATGTCCAAACACAAGTCGTCGTCGTCCTTCACTCCCTTCATCGACCCTCGCCTCCTCCAGATTTCCCCATCCAGTGGAAGCTCGCTCAACAACATGG CAGCATTTGGGCAAGATGTTCGTCTCGCGGACCCGCTGAGGTCTGACCCGTCCCGCAAAGGCTCGGTGGTCAACGTCAACCCCGTCAACACGCGTCCGCCGAGTGACACGCCGGAGATCCGCAAATACAAAAAGCGGTTCAACTCCGAGATTCTGTGCGCCGCCCTTTGGG GGGTCAACCTGCTGGTGGGGACCGAGAGCGGTCTGATGCTGCTGGACCGCAGCGGTCAGGGCAAGGTCTACCCGCTGATCAACAGGCGGCGTATCCAGCAGATGGATGTCCTTGAGGGTCTCAACGTTCTGGTGACCATTTCGG GCAAGAAGAACAAGCTGCGAGTGTATTACCTGTCATGGCTGCGGAACAAGATTTTGCATAATGACCCAGAGGTGGAAAAGAAGCAGGGTTGGGTTAACGTGGGCGACCTGGAAGGCTGCGTCCACTACAAAGTCG TCAAATACGAGAGGATCAAATTTTTGGTGCTGGCCTTGAAGAACTCGGTGGAGGTTTACGCTTGGGCGCCCAAACCGTACCACAAGTTCATGGCCTTCAAG TCATTTGGCGACTTGGTGCACAAACCTCTGCTGGTGGACCTGACTGTCGAGGAAGGTCAGAGGTTAAAGGTCATCTATGGCTCCTGCTCAGGCTTCCACGCTGTGGATGTGGACTCGGGCGCAGTCTACGATATCTATCTACCCACCCAC ATCCAGACCAGCATTCAGTGCCACGCTATTATCATCCTGCCCAACACGGACGGAATAGAACTGCTCGTCTGCTACGAGGACGAGGGTGTCTACGTGAACACGTACGGGCGCATCACCAAGGACGTGGTGCTACAATGGGGGGAAATGCCAACTTCAGTGG